The Papaver somniferum cultivar HN1 chromosome 6, ASM357369v1, whole genome shotgun sequence genome segment TTTCTTAAAACATTAGTTGTTCATCACCTGTCTTGTTTTGTCTTCTGCCATTCTGTAGGAAAACCTAAAAATTCGCAGAACCTATTCATGTTGACCAACATACCCTTGATTTCTCAGGGTAGAGTAGTAATTTGTTGATTAGAGTTCTTCCATGGTGCTTTTTGGAATTTtggaagataaattgtttttatttgataAATTATTCTAATATTTCTGTTGAATTATTGTATTAAATTATAAATTTCTGGTGAATTATTTGGTTTGTTAAAGATTCTAGTAGAAGATGTTGGGATTCCTTGTCAGATGCAgataatatgatggatttttctACAGATGTGTCTGTGTGCTGTGTCTGTATCTGGTTGGAATTAATATTAAATATCTCCGTTGCAATACATTCATGATATGCTTACATTCATAATATGATCTTTGtattataaatatattttgtTATTGAAATTGTGGATCTTTTGAAAATTGAAGGTAGTTGCTGGGCTTTTTCGACTATTGCTGCGGTGGAAGGTGTTAACAACATTGCTACCGGAGAATTGATCTCACTCTCTGAACAAGAGTTGGTGGACTGTGATACATCTTACAACCAGGGATGTAATGGAGGTCTCATGGATTATGGGTTCCAGTTCATCATTAAGAATGGTGGAATCGATACCGAAGATGATTACCCTTACAAGGCTAAAGATAACAAATGTGATGTCAACAGGGTTAGTATTCGATGTTTATAAATTAGTACACCTAATAATTTTAGTATTCAATGTTTATAAATTAGTACACCTAATAATTTTAGTGTTCAACTAACAACTTAGCTTGTTATTTCGTGCAGAAAAACTCCCATGTAGTGACTATTGATGGGTTCGAGGATGTGCCCGTAAATGATGAGAAGGCTTTGCAGAAAGCTGTGGCAAACCAGGTTGTCAGTGTTGCCATTGAAGCTGGTGGCCGAGCTTTCCAACTCTACAAATCGGTACAACCCCTCTCCTTACTCTAGTAGTTGTTATCTGAGCAGATCACATAGTCATGTATTGCTTAAAAAATGTCTGCATGGTGATGCCACTTTCAGATAATTTATGGTTCTAATATGATGTCTGCACGGTCATGCTTACATGCTTACCCATCTGCCCCACTGAATAGCATAAGTGTTAAGAGATATACCACACTTTGTGTTGGGTTTTCTGGTTTGTTCCCCGGAATCACATACTATCAGATTTATCGCCAACGAAGATAcattgtttcattttgttatcCCACTAACTTTAGATTCACTGCTATGATGATGGGTCATTGTTTTGCTCCATTGAATCCTAGTCATTGTCTTAGGAGACAACATCTGAGTCAGGGTTTTGGCGTGGTATTAGAGCAATTAAAGTATAAGCTGGGCTTCAATGTTACTAACTTGCCGAATTTTCTCCCTTCCCTTGTGCTCTTCAGGGCGTATACACTGGAAGATGTGGAACAGCTTTGGACCATGGTGTGAATGCTGTTGGATATGGTACAGAAAATGGTGTAGACTACTGGATTGTGAGAAACTCTTGGGGACCTAAATGGGGAGAAAAAGGTTACATCCGCTTGGAGCGTAATTTGGCTGACACTAACAAAGGAAAGTGTGGTATCGCAATGCAAGCCTCTTATCCCGTGAAGAAGGGCTACAACCCCCCTAAACCTGCTCCTTCTCCTCCTTCTCCCTCAAAGCCATCAAATGTTTGTGACAACTCTTATTCCTGCCCAGCGGGCAAAACCTGTTGCTGCGTGTACGAGTATGGTCGTTATTGCTTTGCCTGGGGATGCTGTCCTATGGAATCCGCAACTTGCTGCGATGATCACTACAGTTGCTGCCCTAAGGATTACCCTGTTTGCAACACTGAAGCTGGAACTTGTCAAATGGTAAATTTTATTGATACTAAGTTCATTTTGTTTCCAGTGTTTGCTAGGGACGTAGTATAAATTTGGGACTTGGTTTTCATTTTTTGTTGCTGATACTTTCTTAATGCAACAGAGCAAGGATAACCCAATGTCAGTGAAGGCTCTAAAGAGGACTCCTGCCAAACCTTACTGGGCTTTCAGGAAAGTGGGGGGCGTCCACGTCTGAGCTGTTGGGTGTGGTGTTTTCTTGGTCCAGGGAGTTAAAAGTGGTGGAAGCTGCAGTTGTTGAGGATTGGTTTCTTGGTTCCCTTTCTTTGGTCGATTTTAACACACAAAACATACAGAGACATTCCTATCAACCCTTGGTCACCAAAGAATGATAACTGGGTTGGCTGGTAGATATCCAGTTGATTATATGGATTTCTGATTATTGTACAAACATTTACATTTCCTAGTTGCAAAAACGGATGGCTCATTGTCATTGCCAATTTGCTTTAAAGTTTCAAGTTCCAGTCTGTAAATATTGTCTTCATTTCTTCTACTGAAGGTGTTAAATGAATTCTGAATTGGGATCCATCTGTTTCTATCTTCTGCTTGTTTTGTTCCGGTTAATATTCCAAAACACTGATCTGTTTTAACTGATTCGAAAAAAAATCGAATTCTGTGAGCATAGCAACATATCCGTCTATGCCTATGACCCATATAGTCCGTCAGTCCTAAGGGCGTCCATTTTGCATTCTTTTCCTCCCTTATTTGGTCCACAATAACAATCAAAGAcctaacaaataaataaaatttgtacaAAATAAAGCTAACATTGTCTTTTCATGTAAAAAATGCAAAAAATTGTCCACAGAAAGAAATTCTATATCGTTTGGTGGAATGCGTCTCACTTTCTTTTTTCTTGTGCATGTCCCTATCTTCTCATACTATTTATTTCTTGATCTTTACTTGAGTTTTGTCCTGCAGTGATGAAAAGGAAACCTAATCGTAATTCTAATTTATTGTTAACAACCTCAAGCAAGCATCATTCCAATTATTTCATCAATATTCTatacagaaaagaaagaaaaagaaatcagagaGAGTAGCTTTAACCACTctatagaaaaaaaataaaaaaatcagtgATGAAAAGAAGCTCAAAAAATCTTTCTCAACTACGCTttaagaaagagaaaagagaaatgaaaaaGCACGTTTCTACGCTATTATCCGGAAGAAAtccaagaaaacaagaaagaacaTGTTTGATTCCTGATGGATGAAGTAAGAACCTTATGAAAGTAAGTTCAAAAGAACCGTTTTAAAGCTTAAAGTCAAGCCTCTAAAAGGATTACTGAAAAAGAGAAGACAAAAGAAAACTCAAAAATTATTAAATTCAAATGGGGCATATAATGATATAATAGTTGGCCATTTTGAATTATTTTAGTTCAATCAAAGCCACAACCCTTGAAGATATTATTTGCCCGACGTCTGGTAGGTACTACCGGTCGCTTTTCTAATAATGATCATAAGCCACCACTCTTCATGATCATTTTGATCAAAGACTCCATGTCCGTGCATTTTCTCGACAAGGTCTTGGGACCTAGATGGGAACGGCTTCAGCTTTCAGGTCATGCAGTCAGTGGTGTGTGGGTTGTCGTAGCAGCTTATTCCCGCACATGTTCCTTTTGCGTGAAAACTCAGTTTTAGAAGACCTGGACAAGATTGGcctttgaagggaaaaaaaaaactactaatAATACATTTAAGGAACCAACCCCTCCACTTCCTTTGATCGATGTTTGGCAAAAAATTCTTAACAAGGAAATGATCGTCAAATTTTAGAGATACAGAGAGTCAGAGAGCGTTCTCGATTTCAAAAATGGTAGCTGTGTTTAACAAAGAACTGTTGAGTTGGTATCTAATAACTTTGAAGCTCAAAGAAACAGTTGAAGCTGCTAAAGCACAATCTCCAACTGCTAGTCCATTACAGCTCAACGGACATCGGCAAACTTCAACAGATCCATTAACTGGaattgcagaagaagaagatgaatcgaaCTCTCCTCATTATGAATGGGTTATCTCCATCAAAGACAAACTACAACAAGCTCGTCAAGATGAAGATTCTGGGTCATGGGCAAAACTCAATATCTACAGAATCCCAAAATGTTTACGCAATGACGACGACAACAAAGCTTATGTTCCTCAAACTGTTTCATTGGGTCCTTATCATCATGATCGCAAGAAACTTAAAGATATGAATAGACACAAATGGAGATCTCTTCATCAAGTTCTTAAGCGTACAGGGCATGATATAAAGCTTTATCTGAATGCAATTAAGGAACTTGAAGAACGAGCAAGGTCTTGTTATGAAGGTCCGATTAATATCAGCAGCAATGATTTTGTCGAAATGATGGTTCTTGATGGGATTTTCGCAATTGAGTTATTTAGAGGAGTTGCTGGCGGATTTCATCATCTCGGGTATGCTAGAAATGATCCTGTTTTCGCTATGCGTAGTTTTATGCATTCGATTCAACGCGATATGATAATGCTTGAGAATCAATTGCCGTTGTTCATTTTAGATAAACTTTGGGGTCTGCAAGTTGGTGAGCCTGATCAGAAAGGATTTATTGCTAGACTTGTTATTAGATTTTTTTGATCCATTAACACCTACTGATGAACCTCTGCGGAAAGTCGATATGACCAAATTGGAATCGTCTCTTGGTATAAATCACAAGACTACTTTTGATCCGTTAACTGAACATGGCGGTCTTCATTGTCTCGATGTTTTTCGGCAACATCTTTTACGGACAGGCGCTGTTGTAGCACCCAGAATTTGGATACGGCGTAAGTCACATACTGCTCGTGTTGCTGATAAACGTCGCCAACAATTGATTCATTGTGTTACTGAGCTTCGAGAATCTGGAATCAAGTTCAGGAAGAGGAAAACGGATCGATTTTGGGATATTAAGTTCAAGAATGGTATCCTTCGGATTCCGCGGCTTCTTATCCACGACGGAACGAAGTCATTGTTTCTCAATTTGATTGCATATGAACAATGTCAGATTGATTGTCGGAATGACTTAACTTCTTATGTGATTTTTATGGATAATTTGATCAACTCTCCTGAGGATGTGGGTTATCTCCATTACTGTGGTATTATCGAACACTGGCTCGGTAGTGATGCTGAGGTTGCAGACTTATTCAATCGTCCATGCCAAGAGGTGGTTTTCGACATTAACGATAGCTACTTATCTAGTTTATCAGAGCAAGTAAATGAGTACTAATACAGCAAGTGGAGTACTTGGCGTGCGAGTTTGAAGCACAATTACTTCCATAATCCTTGGGCTATTGTCTCATTCTTTGCAGCTGTTATCTTGTTGTGTCTTACTCTTGCACAAACATTTTATGGTGTTTATGGGTATTACAGACCCAATTGATGTATCCCTCAGCTAACTCCTCCTCTTTTGTTTCCTCTTAAATGTGTGTGTGTTTAACTAGCGAATAAGTTCTGCAATTTGAAAAtaggattgttttttttttaatggatcTTGCTCTTGCCAACCTACTTCCCTATCCAGTTCTTGCCATGCCttgaaattcattttttgtgctcTCGTGTCTCGTGATGGCAACAAAAATGTTAAGCACATCCAGGTGTGGGTTGTTCTCTTTTGTGTGATTGAAATGTTCTTTCTCTCTCTTTGAGCTGTGCTCTATCATTGTGGCGTATGAAAAAATCTTCAGATGCAATTCAGTGTTCATCTTTGTAAGCTCAAGGTTAAATCAATCATCAACCTTTATCTAATAATAGTTGGAATCTTAGATTTcttcactactatcatcacctgCTTGCACATCTACACTAATCATTCAATCGCTATTGGAATCAAACATACTAGAAAAATAGAGAACAGACTTCATAAACAGCAAACCAACACCAGGCACAATTCAAGTTTTCACAAGAACATCACCAGGTTAATTACATCCCAAGGGAATagaaacaaacaaaacattaaACCTAACACATCAGAAAATCCTTCAATTTCATTACAACCCCTTTGTATAATCAAAAACCAAGGCTGTAATTTTGCAATTCTAACTGCTAAACAAAGTCATACTATCCTTTCTACTGCAACATTTCAAACTGCTTCCCATTCCAAGCTTTTGTTACCTTCAGAACCCCAAAGTCATACCATGCTTCATAAAACAAGAACtcctaacacaaaaaaaaaaaagaaaaacaccacaaAAGATCTTACCACCAGATGCTAGATGTAGAAACTCCTTTCTCTAGGCACTTCTTCAGCGACTTTAAATACCATCAATTTCCTCATAAATTTTCACGAAGATATAAAAGAGTGTTTAAGCACTCTAGTTCTAAGGAAATTGATTGTATTCCAGGAACGACTAATCTGAATCATCATCAGAATATTCCTCACTGTCACTGGTATAGTTCAACTCATAAAATATGTAGTAAGGAGCCTTATCGTCATCCTCATCTGAAGTGGTATAAGGCCCCTGGAGATCTTCgtcctcatcttcttctccatcctcaATGTTATCTTCACCACCACTGCAAGGAACTGTAGGAC includes the following:
- the LOC113289144 gene encoding low-temperature-induced cysteine proteinase-like, which translates into the protein MAFSKSPSSAIFVVLLFAFMAVSTALDMSIISYNEKHGVVSSDERTEKELLDLYESWLVQHVKNYNALGEKERRFEIFKDNLKFIDQHNSENHSYQVGLNSFADLSNDEYKQMYLGTKIDQEKRLGNPKSDRYAVKLGDKLPEHVDWREKGAVVDVKNQGSCGSCWAFSTIAAVEGVNNIATGELISLSEQELVDCDTSYNQGCNGGLMDYGFQFIIKNGGIDTEDDYPYKAKDNKCDVNRKNSHVVTIDGFEDVPVNDEKALQKAVANQVVSVAIEAGGRAFQLYKSGVYTGRCGTALDHGVNAVGYGTENGVDYWIVRNSWGPKWGEKGYIRLERNLADTNKGKCGIAMQASYPVKKGYNPPKPAPSPPSPSKPSNVCDNSYSCPAGKTCCCVYEYGRYCFAWGCCPMESATCCDDHYSCCPKDYPVCNTEAGTCQMSKDNPMSVKALKRTPAKPYWAFRKVGGVHV